Proteins found in one Candidatus Schekmanbacteria bacterium genomic segment:
- the lptA gene encoding lipopolysaccharide transport periplasmic protein LptA translates to MRRIIGILGVFLLLILLTAQKSEARNGLADILSKGGGKDIPINITSDRMEAYNKKDLIIFYGNVKATRGDTTLWADRMDIYLDKSNKKISKIVALGNVKVNQGDKNAVAEKGTYFDKTQEIVLEGNPLVWQKNNVLKGSSISLHLDQDRIVVNSAKVKIEPKTFNKKEKKGK, encoded by the coding sequence ATGAGACGGATAATTGGTATTTTAGGAGTTTTTCTTTTGTTGATTCTCTTGACAGCGCAGAAGAGTGAAGCACGAAATGGACTTGCTGATATTCTTAGTAAAGGCGGCGGAAAAGATATTCCTATAAATATTACTTCAGATAGAATGGAAGCATATAATAAGAAAGACCTTATCATATTTTATGGAAATGTTAAGGCAACAAGAGGAGACACAACTCTATGGGCTGATAGAATGGATATTTATTTGGACAAATCCAATAAAAAAATAAGCAAGATTGTTGCTCTTGGGAATGTAAAAGTAAATCAAGGAGATAAAAACGCTGTAGCAGAAAAAGGAACTTATTTCGATAAAACACAGGAAATAGTGCTTGAAGGGAATCCTCTTGTCTGGCAAAAGAACAATGTTTTGAAAGGAAGCAGTATAAGTTTACACCTTGACCAAGATAGAATTGTTGTGAATTCTGCAAAAGTAAAAATTGAGCCGAAGACATTTAATAAAAAAGAGAAAAAGGGAAAATAG